A segment of the Dissulfuribacter thermophilus genome:
TATAAACGAGGATTGGGAAGTGGTGGGTATCATCACCCAGACAGATATATTAAAGGTAATGATAAGTATATCTGGTATTTATCACAGTCCCATCCAGTTGGCGATAGAGCTGGAAGATAAACCTGGAGCGCTCCACGAACTCCTTGTGGCAATGCGTGAACAGGGTGCTAGAGTTGTCAGTGTCCTTACTTCAAAGGAAAACGTCCCCGAAGGTTTTAGAGAAGTATATATTAGAATTCAAGATATGAATGATGATGACCTCGAAAAAATGAAAGATGTCATCAGTAAAAAATACAAGATTCTATACGTAATAAAAGAAGACCTTTCATCTTTGCCAAAAAAAGAGGTTAAAGTCCCGAAAAAATCTTGATGATTTTATCTCAGGCACTGCACTCTGTGGCAGTGCCTCCCATACTATATTCTTTTTTTGGTTGAGATCCCTTAAAGAGGTTACTATTTCGCCTGTCCTTTTGTTTACAGGTACCACTACTATCCCCTGTGGTACATCAAATTCCATTTGTTCACTGGATTTATCGATTGTCCACTTCATAAAGGAAGTCCATACAGGACATGCAGCTCTTCCACCTGTCTCGAGTCGTCCAAGGCTCTTTCTGTCGTCACGGCCTAACCACACCCCACAAACTACATCTCTGGT
Coding sequences within it:
- a CDS encoding CBS and ACT domain-containing protein gives rise to the protein MLVKEWMAKNPLVVDENTSIMKATQLMKEHRIRRIPVVREGRLVGIVSDRDIKEAAPSKATSLDVHELYYLLSEIKVKDIMTPNPLVLVETDSVERAAVIMLENKISGLPVINEDWEVVGIITQTDILKVMISISGIYHSPIQLAIELEDKPGALHELLVAMREQGARVVSVLTSKENVPEGFREVYIRIQDMNDDDLEKMKDVISKKYKILYVIKEDLSSLPKKEVKVPKKS